In Cupriavidus basilensis, the following proteins share a genomic window:
- a CDS encoding SDR family NAD(P)-dependent oxidoreductase — translation MNGACPTGSIIQIWVRKFPAQCSTEFSDSILKILIYFNGERKTMNYKGFDLTGRVAVVTGSTSGMGLAIARGLAQCGAQVVVSSHLQSDTDSAALLLASEGFDVKGIPCDITNLDNVKNFSEESKRAFGHVDIVVCHAAGPVPVGPIAETDIDLLDSLLLTTVRNNLVLIRQFLPEMAERRYGSVLMTSSIASERASPALGAYGAAKAALNGVVRSIAAEWGQWNIRANALAPSMVRTAFSQVMLSTPDAVKAMAAKSPSNRIAEPDDIVGAAILLASPAGSYISGQTLLIDGGRSII, via the coding sequence TTGAACGGAGCCTGCCCCACCGGATCGATTATCCAGATCTGGGTGCGCAAGTTTCCTGCTCAATGTTCAACAGAATTTTCCGATTCCATCCTTAAAATTCTCATTTACTTTAACGGAGAGAGAAAAACTATGAATTACAAGGGATTTGACCTTACTGGACGAGTTGCAGTAGTGACCGGATCCACTTCTGGAATGGGCTTGGCAATTGCTCGGGGCTTGGCCCAATGCGGTGCGCAAGTCGTCGTATCAAGCCATCTCCAGTCGGACACCGACTCGGCAGCGTTGTTATTGGCAAGTGAGGGTTTCGACGTTAAGGGTATCCCCTGCGACATCACCAATCTCGACAACGTCAAGAATTTTTCTGAAGAGTCTAAGCGCGCCTTCGGTCATGTCGATATTGTCGTTTGCCATGCGGCAGGTCCGGTCCCGGTCGGGCCAATTGCCGAAACCGATATTGATCTACTGGACTCTTTGCTCCTCACAACAGTGCGAAATAACTTGGTGTTGATCCGTCAATTCTTGCCAGAGATGGCGGAACGCCGTTACGGGAGCGTTCTCATGACGTCCAGTATCGCATCGGAACGCGCCAGTCCGGCTCTTGGCGCCTATGGTGCGGCTAAGGCCGCGCTGAACGGCGTGGTACGCAGCATCGCGGCCGAATGGGGGCAATGGAACATTCGCGCCAACGCCTTGGCCCCATCGATGGTGCGCACGGCGTTCTCGCAAGTCATGTTGAGCACCCCGGACGCCGTAAAAGCGATGGCCGCCAAATCCCCCTCTAACCGCATCGCCGAACCAGACGACATCGTTGGCGCCGCGATTTTGTTGGCGTCGCCAGCCGGATCGTACATATCTGGCCAGACCCTGCTCATCGACGGGGGGCGCTCAATTATTTAA